tcctcccttcACTCACCATGGGAAGTCTTTAGGTTGTTGGGCCAGGAAGTGGGTCCCAGCGGATGAGCGAGTCCTCCGCAGAGCtgtggagtgggggtggggggagagcaTGAGAGGGAGATGGCACTGCCCAGGAGCCTTAGCCCCCTCATTTCTATTTGTGCAGCCCATCTTGACTCACCTGTGGATGCTGCTGAGGATCTCCGAAAGCTCTGAATATCCATGGGGACTGGGGGCAGTGGGGGTTTGGCTGGAGGTGGTCCCAGGATGCTGGCTGGGGGCAGTGGCCTCCGCTGGGGTGGGTTGTGAGCTTTGAAGTCTTCTGACCTCCAGCGGGTTGCCCCAGTGGCTCCAAATCTAGGGCCGAGTGGGTACTGGGGGCTGGAGCCCAAGGTGGCAGAGGGCAGTGAGCTCTCAGAAACTGAGCCCAGGAGTGGGGGCTTTCTGGAAAGATCCCTGAAGAATTTAGGCTGTAGGTGCTTCTTGGGCAGATCATTGGGCTCAGGCTGGGAGAACTTGCGAGGTGGCCCTTGGCGCTCAGGCTGCTGAAACTTCCTGGGCAATGAGCTGAACTCTGGTTCTGAGGAGGTCCTGGGGAGACTGCCGAGCTCTGTCTTTGGTGTCATCTTGGAAAGTGCTTTGAACTCAAGCTGCCTTGGCTTCTTGGGAAGCACAAATACTTCAGGTTCTGAGGAAGTCCTGGTAAGGTCACTGAATTCAGGCTGCAGGACCTTCTTGGGGAGGTCACTTGGCTGAAGCTGTGGGGGCTTCTTGGGAAATGCACTGAGGCCTGGCTGCAGGTAGTGGGGATGGGGTTTACTGAGCTCAGACTTCTCCAGGGGGGTCTTTTGAAGGACCTCTCTAAGCTCAGGCTGTGTCAAGAATTTATGGAGGTCACTAGTCTGAGGCTGTGGGGCCTTCTTTGGTGAGGTATTGAGGTCAGGCTTTGGGGAAAGGAGTTGGGGCTCACTGGGCCCAGACTTTGAGGGAAGCGACTGAGGGACTTCAGAGAATTCAGGCTGTTGTGGAAGGGACTTCCTTGGGAAGCTACCAGTCTGAGGCTGTTGGGGCTTCCTGGGGTGCACACTGAATTTGAACTCAGGCTGTGGGGGCTTCTTGGGGAATGTGCTGAGTTTGGGTTCTGCAGGGGACTTGGCGGGGTCGCTGAGCTCTGGTTGTGGGGGCTTCTGGACAAGTGTGCTGGGCTCTGACTGCCAGACCTTCTGAGGAGCCTCACTGACCTCGGGCTGTAGGGGCTTCCTGAGAAATGGAGTGGACTCAAGTTGTGGGAACTTCTTGGGGAGATCAGTGAATTCAGGTTTGGAGGCCTTATTGGGGAGATCAGTAAACTCAGTTTGCTGGGGCTTCTTGGGGAGATGAGTAAACTCAGGCTTCAAGGGCTTCTTGGGAAGATCAGCAAATTGGGGCTGCGGAGGCCTCAAGGACGCTGTACTGATCTTCTGAGGGGCTTCACTGACATCAGGCTGCAAGGGCTTTGGGGGCTGCTCACTTAGCTCAGGTTGTGGAAACTTATTCAGCAGTTTGTTGAACTCTGGCTTTGGGGGCTTTTTAGGAAGTTCATTAGGCTCTGGTAGAGAGGCCTGGAATTTGGCTTGGAGGCTCCGAAAATCCTTATGGCTCCCCTAGGGGACATGGAATGTCAGGCAGGGGCTTTTACACACAGAGCATAATGGAGAGACAGA
This is a stretch of genomic DNA from Ictidomys tridecemlineatus isolate mIctTri1 chromosome 2, mIctTri1.hap1, whole genome shotgun sequence. It encodes these proteins:
- the Pram1 gene encoding PML-RARA-regulated adapter molecule 1 isoform X1; its protein translation is MGSHKDFRSLQAKFQASLPEPNELPKKPPKPEFNKLLNKFPQPELSEQPPKPLQPDVSEAPQKISTASLRPPQPQFADLPKKPLKPEFTHLPKKPQQTEFTDLPNKASKPEFTDLPKKFPQLESTPFLRKPLQPEVSEAPQKVWQSEPSTLVQKPPQPELSDPAKSPAEPKLSTFPKKPPQPEFKFSVHPRKPQQPQTGSFPRKSLPQQPEFSEVPQSLPSKSGPSEPQLLSPKPDLNTSPKKAPQPQTSDLHKFLTQPELREVLQKTPLEKSELSKPHPHYLQPGLSAFPKKPPQLQPSDLPKKVLQPEFSDLTRTSSEPEVFVLPKKPRQLEFKALSKMTPKTELGSLPRTSSEPEFSSLPRKFQQPERQGPPRKFSQPEPNDLPKKHLQPKFFRDLSRKPPLLGSVSESSLPSATLGSSPQYPLGPRFGATGATRWRSEDFKAHNPPQRRPLPPASILGPPPAKPPLPPVPMDIQSFRRSSAASTALRRTRSSAGTHFLAQQPKDFPWYPCRDPDETYELYDNVEPTEDSGPSPRGRDEVLCAQQATRRHSQDPELRKEKAPQTQQLPPTDPKLLKQIRKAEKAEREFRKKFKFEGEIVVHTRMMIDPNAKTRRGGGKHLGIRRGEILEVIEFTSKEEMLCRDPKGKYGYVPRTALLPLETEVYDDVSFWDPLESQPFPQGQ
- the Pram1 gene encoding PML-RARA-regulated adapter molecule 1 isoform X2 — encoded protein: MGSHKDFRSLQAKFQASLPEPNELPKKPPKPEFNKLLNKFPQPELSEQPPKPLQPDVSEAPQKISTASLRPPQPQFADLPKKPLKPEFTHLPKKPQQTEFTDLPNKASKPEFTDLPKKFPQLESTPFLRKPLQPEVSEAPQKVWQSEPSTLVQKPPQPELSDPAKSPAEPKLSTFPKKPPQPEFKFSVHPRKPQQPQTGSFPRKSLPQQPEFSEVPQSLPSKSGPSEPQLLSPKPDLNTSPKKAPQPQTSDLHKFLTQPELREVLQKTPLEKSELSKPHPHYLQPGLSAFPKKPPQLQPSDLPKKVLQPEFSDLTRTSSEPEVFVLPKKPRQLEFKALSKMTPKTELGSLPRTSSEPEFSSLPRKFQQPERQGPPRKFSQPEPNDLPKKHLQPKFFRDLSRKPPLLGSVSESSLPSATLGSSPQYPLGPRFGATGATRWRSEDFKAHNPPQRRPLPPASILGPPPAKPPLPPVPMDIQSFRRSSAASTALRRTRSSAGTHFLAQQPKDFPWDPDETYELYDNVEPTEDSGPSPRGRDEVLCAQQATRRHSQDPELRKEKAPQTQQLPPTDPKLLKQIRKAEKAEREFRKKFKFEGEIVVHTRMMIDPNAKTRRGGGKHLGIRRGEILEVIEFTSKEEMLCRDPKGKYGYVPRTALLPLETEVYDDVSFWDPLESQPFPQGQ